GTGGTGCCAGTACCTTTAAATCTATAGAAAATTCTAAAGTAGAACTGGAAGCCGACGGCATTTCCATGACAGGAACCGGGGCTTGACGGGTCTGGCAGGGAGGTAGAGACCACCACATGGCCCAAtcccctcccctccatgGATAGCGCTCTTTCCTTGGTTCCCAGGACGCCGCGTATCCTCGTAAACTCCTCACCTGGCGTCACGAGGGGTAATAGACAGACACGGTGTCATTTAGCCAACAAGGTCAGCGGTTAACCGATGGGTTTACTGCGCCGGATATTGGAGGATACTCTGGGACCCTGCACCTGGCCAACGAATGGtagaagaaaggaaagaattTAATACTTCTATGTGCATGCATTAATCAAGAAATGCGGGGAAACCGCGGACAATCTCAGGACGATCTGCCAGCGAGGGTTTGTTCAGCATGGCTGGCGATAGGGTTAGACGGTTCCATCGGCCTCCACTCTAACTTTCTACTCATCCTCGCGCATCACCCGTTTTTGTTCGACTCTCAAACACTCttaatatttttcttttgccccaTCCGGTCCCTGACACCTTTCTCATCACCCTTGATCGTAATCGACGACGTCGTCTTATCTTGTTAATAATTTTTCGccctggtttcttttctctttgggGTTCTCTATTTCTAGTGGACATCAAACAGGGACATTTTCCGTGTCGTCTTGAGGGCACTCATTCTCAAAGCCCCCCCTAATTGCCACCCCTTAAATCACCAGCCCACAATCTGCAGGGTCTCACTTCTAGTACGCTGAGAAGCTGGTGGCGGCCTTTTCCCTGGcattattatattattagaCTAGTCGGCCTCCGCTGTTTCCAGAAAAAATCCCTGGACTCGGCTGCATGCAAACTGCTTGGACGTCTGCTACCTCCAATGGCCGGTTCTGATCGATTTGGATCTAAGCTGAGTGGGTGTCTTCTGTTTATCATTGTCTGAGATTGCCTAGAACCCGGTTCTTGGAGATGTTCCACACCTTTGAAGGATTCGAAAACCCGAACAACTCGGCCCCAGTCCGGGGTCGTGGTGAGCGCCAGCCATCCGTCGGCCGACGTGTCACTACCCTTCGTGCCTGTACATCATGCAGACATCGCAAGATCAAGTGTGACGGTGAAAAGCCGTGCGAAGCGTGTCGGTGGTATAAGAAAGCCGACCAGTGTCATTATGCAGATCCCCGGCCCTCCCGCAGGTGGgttgctctctttcttttttgatttttaaTTAGAGATAAATgccccttcttccccacaGTTATCTCCCCACCCAGACGGTGGAAGATCTATACATGGCTTACGTGGGAATGAAAATGCAGACATGTAGAAAAACTCTCCACCACTTTGGACGAGTATCGGGGCGTGCTCGAGAAACTCTTCCCTAATATCCAACCCGAAAATTTAGTTAGCTTGCCTCGCGAAAAGCTTTTGGAGCTGATGGGCAAGCCATCCCTGCTGCAGACACAGCCGCCACACCCAGCGTCACCAGCTACCTCGGCATCGGTCGAAGCCCATGTCTCCCCCGTCTCCAACGAAGATGGCAATTTGGAATCTTTGCAGACGATGCCTGAAGAATCCAGTGATTCTCAAAACTCGGGTTATACGGAGATATCCAATAATTTTTCGGACGACGTCAATGCTCTGTCACTCTCATCCAGACAGCCCTCCTCTTATTTGGGCGTGTCGTCTATCAATGCTGTTCTCAAAGTGATTCTCTGCCTTGACCCTGGCGCCCTCTCTTACTTCTCTCATCCCTCGACCAACACAGACTCCAGGGACTCAGCTCTAGGATACTCCCCAGCAGAAGCACAACCATGGCCGGTCCAAGAGTCTCAGCAACCAATAACGCCCCCTCAACCACATCGACCAGTAACAGAGATGCAGTTGCTCGACGCCTACTTTACTTATTTTCAGCCATTCGTGCCCATGCTAGATGAGGAAGTTTTCCGCGAGGTCTATCACTCGGGGTGTAGAAAGGATGAACGTTGGCTGGCACTGCTGAACATTGTGCTTGCCTTGGGTAGCATCGCAGCATGTCCATCGGATGACATGTCCCACACAATTTACGCCCAGCGCTGTAAGAGCTACTTGAATTTAGAATCGCTTGGATCCTCACATATAGAGACCATCCAGACTCTCGGCCTTCTGGGAGGGCAGTATCTTCATTATGTCAGTCAACCCAATCTGGCATATTCGCTCATGGGAGCTGCGCTGCGCATGGCTGCAGCTTTGGGCTTGCACAAAGAGTTTTCAGATAACCAGGAAGGGTCGTGTAAGCAGAACATATATTCGACTGACCTGAAACGGCGAGTGTGGTGGTCGCTGTTTTGCTTGGACACTTGGGGCTGTATGACTCTGGGGCGACCGAGTATGGGACGATTTGGACCGACGATTACCGTTAAACTGCCGCAGTACCGAGAAAGAGTATGTATGCGTCCGAACTTTGTGATTCTGTCATTCTAACCCTTCCAGGGGAATGTTCTCGACATTATACCGCTTCTAGAAAACGTTCGGTTCTGCAAAATTGCGACACAGATCCAGGAAATTCTGGCTGCCGCTCCGTTGACGAGGTACCACGAGATGTCGCACTTTGATAATCAACTGTTAGAGTGGTATGAGAACCTTCCGTATATACTCAAAGACCACGAGCCATGCTCCGAATCAATTATCATCACCAGGACAGTCATGAAATGGCGGTACTACAACCAGCGTATGCTCATATACCGTCCAACTCTACTCAGCTACGCCATGCGGCGGGTTCCATATATTGCTCTCCGTTCCGAAGAGCGGACGGCGATCGAAAGGTGTCGACAGATCGCGGAGGCTACAATTCAAGacatttcttcaacggcCCAGTCACATCAAATGTCGGGCTGGAGTGCAGTCTGGCTCATATTCCAGGCAGTCATGGTTCCCCTATTGGGATTGTTTCTCAACGACAACACAACGAGTGACCCTAGAGCTACTGTTGCGAGCTGCCAATCTCAAGTTGAGATGGCTATGCTTGTCCTGGCCCGACTGGAACAATGGAGCCCGACTGCAAAAAGGACGTTGGGTGCCGTATCGCAGATATTGGAAGCTAGTAAGAGAGGGACTAACATGGCCAACGAGGCTGGCCTTGTCAATAGCATGTTTGCTGTCTCACGCGAGGGGGCAGTGCCTCGAGCCGCTTCAGGGTTTCATCCGTCCCAAAACATTTTCCTTCAGAATGAGGCAGGCTTTGATCCGTTTGCGCCTCCAGTTATTGACGACTCGACGGCTCAGTACCTATGGGACTTCTTGAGCTGGAGCGATAGCAGCCTATGGCCTGGAATAACGGACACCAATAGCTTCAACGACGAAACGCTGTTCGCCCAAACAGACAAAACCATGAAATATCCCAACAACGGTGCAGCCTTTATGGGGGGCTCTATGGGAGACGGTGCCTACTATGCAAATCCACCTTTGCCCTACTACTAAAGggacaaatatatttaaaacATCTAGCCCTTCTGGTTAAGGGCactatttctttcttcttatatcttttcttcttcatcagtTCTTTTTGtgcattcttctttttcttttccactttccttttgtctGGGTCTGCATCAAAGCGAGTCGTCTTTTAGGAAAGGGCACGGTATGGATGAGTGTATATAACCGGGATATTTAAAAAAGCATATAGTGTATGAATGATCATCAGTTTTTGGATGCCTATGTTTCCATTACAGACTGCATAAATGCTATTACTTGAAGTTATACAAGGATCGTCAGGGTGCTGACTCAGCTAAAACGCCAAACGCCAAAAACCACACGTTATGCTCCCGAGGCGCATCTGCAATCACCATATGAACCCAGTTACAATATAAAAGTGAATTTTCCACAAATTTACCCTGTTATTGATTGTCATATCACCATCTTATAGCTCTGCTGTGCAATCGATATATTTGTGCATTAGATTCAAGTCTCGAAATATCTGAAGCTTACTGACGTGGCCCTGATGAACTCTAGTCAATAAGAGAATTGTCGGTCATGGCTTCTTTATTTGAGAGACCATCACTGGTCTTTGGAGCCGCTATTGTCTTACGTGCTATTCTTCTTGTTTATGGCGCCTGGCAAGATGCCCACTCAGCCGTCAAATACACCGACATTGACTACATGGTTTTCACGGACGCAGCCCGGTATGTTTCAAAGGGTGATTCACCATACGCTCGAGATACGTACCGGTACACGCCTCTTCTCGCGTGGTTGCTTCTACCAACCTCCTGggatggtttcttctcctttggcAAAGTTCTTTTCGCCCTCTCTGACGTGGTGGCCGGATGGCTCATCGCGAAAGCGCTCACGTCCTTTTACGGCATGAGCCCGCCACGCGCTCTCAAGTATGCCAGCGTTTGGCTACTGAATCCTATGGTTGCCAATATTAGTACGCGAGGTAGCTCCGAGGGTCTCCTATGTGTGCTAGTCATTGCCTTGCTCTGGGCTGTCTTGAACAGGAAGATCACTCTCGCCGGAGTACTTCTCGGGCTCAGCGTGCATTTCAAGATCTACCCCTTTGTTTACGGGCCATCAATTATCTGGTGGCTGGATGAAGAACGTGAAGGGCTGAAGTCATCTTcgcaaaagcaaaagccaGAACAAGACGATCGAAATCTTCTTACccacatcttcaacttcataaCGCCctctcgtcttcttctcaCTACCACTGCACTGGCCACCTTCTCCGGTCTCAACATCTCCATGTACATTCTCTATGACTTTCCTTTCGCGCAGCATACCTATCTGCATCACTTGACTCGTATTGACCACCGCCACAATTTTTCGCCCTACAGCAGCCTCCTTTATCTCTCCGCTGCCGGAGACATCCAGGGGAGCTTTGAGTCTCTAGCTTTCATTCCGCAGTTGCTTCTCTCGGTCGTTGTTATCCCGATTGTTTTGGCCAAAAGAAGCCTACCAGGTGCGATGCTAGCCCAGACGTTCGCATTCGTTACGTTTAACAAAGTGTGCACGAGCCAGGTATGCTTCTCCAATCTATTCCTACACTCTTCGTTCGCGCCGAAAATGTGAAGACTGACTTGTGTAAAAGTATTTCCTCTGGTATCTTATATTTCTTCCGTTCTACCtaccttcctcttcgttAATGAAGAACCCAAGGCTGGGCATTACAGTTACAGCTCTATGGGTCATCGCTCAGGTATGCATACgccctttttttctatttattgCTTCCAGAGTCAATGAGACACCACACCAGGATTGCACCCACAGTACTAACTAAAACACCAGGCCCTCTGGCTCCAACAAGGCTACTACCTCGAATTCCTCGGTTTGTCCAGTTTCGTGCCGGGATTGTTCCTCGCTAgtttgggtttctttgcAGTTAATATTTGGATTTTGGGCATTATTATTAATGATGTCGCATTGGAGGGATGCTAAGGGACTaagggaagaagaatgcgAAGATGACAATGAACCCTAGAGTCTGATCGCTATGTATATTCTGCTCCTCTGGGCTCTAAGTGTTTTCTAGAGTGGGCTTCTAGAT
This window of the Aspergillus oryzae RIB40 DNA, chromosome 8 genome carries:
- a CDS encoding glycosylphosphatidylinositol-alpha 1,4 mannosyltransferase I (mannosyltransferase) encodes the protein MGRFGPTITVKLPQYRERSIRELSVMASLFERPSLVFGAAIVLRAILLVYGAWQDAHSAVKYTDIDYMVFTDAARYVSKGDSPYARDTYRYTPLLAWLLLPTSWDGFFSFGKVLFALSDVVAGWLIAKALTSFYGMSPPRALKYASVWLLNPMVANISTRGSSEGLLCVLVIALLWAVLNRKITLAGVLLGLSVHFKIYPFVYGPSIIWWLDEEREGLKSSSQKQKPEQDDRNLLTHIFNFITPSRLLLTTTALATFSGLNISMYILYDFPFAQHTYLHHLTRIDHRHNFSPYSSLLYLSAAGDIQGSFESLAFIPQLLLSVVVIPIVLAKRSLPGAMLAQTFAFVTFNKVCTSQYFLWYLIFLPFYLPSSSLMKNPRLGITVTALWVIAQALWLQQGYYLEFLGLSSFVPGLFLASLGFFAVNIWILGIIINDVALEGC